TGCCGGCAGGAACCACCCACCGATTTAACCACCTCGTTGACCCGGGCCACCGCGGTGGCGTCACTATCAACCCCTACATAGGAGCGTGGAGCCGCTGCGATGATCTCCCGGGCAGTACGTCCTAGCCCCGGTGCAAGCTCCACCACATCCTTGTTGCCGAGAGAACAGCGGCCGAGCATGGCGCGTGTCAGGCCAAGCCCTCCAGGACGCAGTACCCGTTTGCCGGCACGGGCCAGCACCCAGTGTCCGGGGGCAGTTGCAGTGGGCCGGTGTGCGAAGGGGATGGAATCAGGACCGGTGCTCACTTTCGCAAGGCTATCATTGCCAAAAATTACCCTCTAGGGCTGCGTACACGGGCCAGTGCCCATGCCATCGCTCCGGAGACGGCGGCCAGGAAGGCCAGCAGGAGAGCGGCTGCGGGCAGCCCCAGCGACGCTCCCAGCCAGCCCGCCGTCGGGTAACCGATCAAATAGCAGGCATGACTCAGGGAAAACTGTGCGGCGAACACCGCTGGCTGTTCCTTTGCTTCACATGAGCGTCGCAGCAGGCGCGAGGAAGGCGTTGAGATCAAGGAGGTGGCCGCTCCCAGGAGGAACCAGATGAGATCCAGCACAATCCACTGCGCCACATCCTGGGACATGCCGATCGCGGCGGCGCTCAGTGCCAGCCCTGCTGGGAGTAGGACAGCTCCCGCCAGCATCACGGAATAGTCCCGGAGACGTTTGAGCACTGACGGTAGGGCGAGAGCCACCAGCATTGATCCAGCGCCATAGGTAACGAGCAGCCATGCCACCCCAGAGTCATCGCCGTGCAGATGGGTTTTTACCAATACGGCCGTATTCACCAGGACCATTGCGATCCCGCATGCAACAGACATGTTGAACGCCATCAGGCCTCTCAGTTCCGGAGTGCGGCCGAAGATGCGGGCACCTCGCGTCAACCGTTCCATGAAAGGCGCCTGGACATCGGGGACAGGCGCGGGAAGGCGCGCCCAGATAACCAGTGCGATGGATGCGACGAAACCGAGCGCCGTTCCCATGAAGAGGTTGTGGTAGCTCATGACCGTGAGCAGGACAGCGGCCAAGGCAGGAGAGAGTAGCGATTCAAGGTC
The sequence above is drawn from the Arachnia rubra genome and encodes:
- a CDS encoding MFS transporter; this translates as MLAALHNRTYARLFTAQVLALIGTGLLTVALGLLAVEVAGDDAGIVMGTALTIRIIAFVTISPVMSALVNRLPRTTVLVGADAVRAAMALCLPFVTDPWQIYLLIFGLQAASATFTPAFQATIPQVLPDEDDYTAALSLSRLAYDLESLLSPALAAVLLTVMSYHNLFMGTALGFVASIALVIWARLPAPVPDVQAPFMERLTRGARIFGRTPELRGLMAFNMSVACGIAMVLVNTAVLVKTHLHGDDSGVAWLLVTYGAGSMLVALALPSVLKRLRDYSVMLAGAVLLPAGLALSAAAIGMSQDVAQWIVLDLIWFLLGAATSLISTPSSRLLRRSCEAKEQPAVFAAQFSLSHACYLIGYPTAGWLGASLGLPAAALLLAFLAAVSGAMAWALARVRSPRG